A window of Esox lucius isolate fEsoLuc1 chromosome 18, fEsoLuc1.pri, whole genome shotgun sequence contains these coding sequences:
- the pln gene encoding cardiac phospholamban isoform X1, translated as MEKVQHTMRSAMRRASMVVDMPPHAKQNLQELFVNFSLILICLLLIYIIVLLIPL; from the exons ATGGAGAAGGTGCAGCACACGATGCGCTCGGCTATGCGCAGGGCCTCCATGGTGGTGGACATGCCCCCCCACGCCAAGCAGAACCTGCAGGAGCTCTTTGTCAACTTCAGCCTCATCCTCATCTGCCTGTTGCTCATCTACATCATCGTCTTGTTGAT ACCTCTGTAG
- the pln gene encoding cardiac phospholamban isoform X2, with protein sequence MEKVQHTMRSAMRRASMVVDMPPHAKQNLQELFVNFSLILICLLLIYIIVLLM encoded by the coding sequence ATGGAGAAGGTGCAGCACACGATGCGCTCGGCTATGCGCAGGGCCTCCATGGTGGTGGACATGCCCCCCCACGCCAAGCAGAACCTGCAGGAGCTCTTTGTCAACTTCAGCCTCATCCTCATCTGCCTGTTGCTCATCTACATCATCGTCTTGTTGATGTGA